A stretch of the Archangium violaceum genome encodes the following:
- a CDS encoding WbuC family cupin fold metalloprotein, whose protein sequence is MSSSHRRALDAPAGELVVLSRSLVEEVTESSRTSPRRRIILPFHKKDDELLHRMLNVIQPDSYVRPHRHLEPPKAEAWVVLRGALAFFTFEEDGRIRECLSLEAGGERFGVDLAPGIFHGLFALAPDTVLFEVKNGPYAPASDKSFAPWAPEEGTPEAASYLARLREEFRRRHHP, encoded by the coding sequence ATGAGCTCTTCCCATCGCCGTGCCCTGGATGCCCCCGCGGGTGAACTGGTGGTCCTCTCGCGCTCCCTGGTCGAGGAGGTCACCGAGTCCTCCCGGACGAGCCCCCGGCGCCGCATCATCCTGCCCTTCCACAAGAAGGACGACGAGCTGTTGCACCGGATGCTCAACGTCATCCAGCCGGACAGTTACGTACGGCCGCACCGGCACCTGGAGCCACCGAAGGCCGAGGCCTGGGTGGTGTTGCGCGGCGCGCTGGCCTTCTTCACCTTCGAGGAGGATGGTCGCATCCGGGAGTGTCTGTCATTGGAAGCCGGGGGCGAGCGGTTCGGGGTGGACCTGGCTCCGGGAATCTTCCACGGGCTCTTCGCGCTCGCGCCGGACACGGTGCTCTTCGAGGTGAAGAACGGGCCCTACGCGCCGGCCAGTGACAAGTCCTTCGCCCCCTGGGCGCCCGAGGAGGGGACGCCCGAGGCCGCGAGCTACCTCGCCCGGCTGCGCGAGGAGTTCCGGCGGCGCCACCACCCGTAG
- a CDS encoding MHYT domain-containing protein: MYLSSVFSVGSLLGCLQCAAQHINGTFHPGLVLLSVTIAVVASYMALDVSGRVVETSGPARRAILASGAMMMGVGIWSMHFVGMLAFQMPMPMSYGPGLTALSMGAAVLGSWAALFVISRHQVTRLQLLASGTFMGLAINAMHYIGMAGMRMEATIRYDPWLFALSVLIAIGASVAALWMAFLLERERNAWSWKKLGSALLMGAAIAGMHYTGMAAASFIPAQVPPGYSTSGMRIDGLGAVAIGVATLGGLGLALLGSLVDMEQRRTQRTLALLADASAVLSRSLDIPTITETLAELVATSVGEGCLVDLCEEGGASLRRVAVCYPSHRDQEERYQGLLYAKDPGAQTPPQRVVRTGQPELLTRLSREDLERLARSPESLTLPRDARARGMLIVPLLHRERVLGIITVFSRERPLDETHRALVQELGRRAGSAVENARLYHEAQEAIRVRDEFLSIASHELNTPLTPLMMNLQRLHRTVASGAGAQVLSDEQLLRVVDVAQRQTKRLARLVGELLDISRIRLGRLELHQEQVDLGSLVRDVVERLGDEPAWTGSGMPRLHVEGPVVGLWDRSRLEQVVGNLLANAGRYGQGKPVDVTVRAHDGEAWLAVRDRGIGIEPEASKRIFERFERAASRNYGGLGLGLYIVRQIVEAHGGTIGVESELGVGSTFTVKLPRFQSH, from the coding sequence GTGTACCTGAGCTCCGTGTTCTCCGTGGGAAGCCTGCTCGGCTGCCTTCAATGCGCCGCGCAGCACATCAATGGCACTTTTCATCCCGGGCTCGTCCTGCTCTCCGTCACCATCGCCGTGGTGGCGTCCTACATGGCCCTGGACGTCTCGGGACGGGTCGTGGAGACCAGCGGCCCCGCGCGGCGCGCCATCCTGGCCAGCGGCGCCATGATGATGGGGGTGGGCATCTGGTCCATGCACTTCGTGGGCATGCTGGCCTTCCAGATGCCCATGCCGATGAGCTACGGACCCGGCCTCACCGCGTTGTCCATGGGGGCGGCCGTGCTGGGCTCCTGGGCGGCCCTGTTCGTGATCAGCCGCCACCAGGTCACCCGCCTCCAACTGCTGGCGAGTGGCACCTTCATGGGGCTGGCCATCAATGCCATGCACTACATCGGCATGGCCGGCATGCGCATGGAGGCCACGATCCGGTACGACCCGTGGCTGTTCGCGCTCTCGGTGCTCATCGCCATTGGCGCGTCCGTGGCGGCCCTGTGGATGGCCTTCCTGCTCGAGCGGGAGCGCAACGCCTGGTCCTGGAAGAAGCTGGGCAGTGCGCTGCTCATGGGGGCGGCCATCGCCGGCATGCACTACACGGGCATGGCGGCCGCGAGCTTCATCCCCGCGCAGGTGCCACCCGGGTACAGCACCTCGGGCATGCGGATCGACGGGCTGGGCGCGGTGGCCATCGGCGTGGCCACGCTGGGCGGACTGGGACTGGCCCTGCTCGGCTCGCTGGTGGACATGGAGCAGCGGAGGACCCAACGCACGCTGGCGCTGCTCGCGGACGCCAGTGCCGTGCTGAGCCGCAGCCTCGACATCCCCACCATCACGGAGACGCTGGCGGAGCTGGTGGCCACGTCGGTGGGAGAGGGGTGCCTCGTGGACCTGTGCGAGGAGGGCGGGGCCAGCCTGCGCCGCGTGGCGGTGTGCTACCCGAGTCATCGCGATCAGGAGGAGCGCTACCAGGGCCTGCTCTACGCGAAGGACCCGGGCGCGCAGACTCCGCCGCAGCGGGTGGTGCGCACCGGCCAGCCCGAGCTGCTCACGCGCCTGTCGCGAGAGGATCTGGAGCGGCTGGCCCGATCGCCCGAATCCCTCACGCTGCCCAGGGACGCGAGGGCGCGCGGGATGCTCATCGTCCCGCTGCTCCACCGCGAGCGGGTGCTGGGCATCATCACCGTCTTCTCCCGGGAGCGGCCGCTGGACGAGACCCACCGCGCGCTGGTGCAGGAGCTGGGACGGCGCGCGGGCAGCGCGGTGGAGAACGCCCGCCTCTACCACGAGGCGCAGGAGGCCATCCGCGTCCGCGACGAGTTCCTCTCCATCGCCTCGCACGAGCTGAACACGCCGCTCACGCCCCTGATGATGAACCTGCAGCGGCTGCACCGCACGGTGGCCAGTGGCGCGGGGGCGCAGGTGCTGTCGGACGAGCAACTGCTGCGGGTGGTGGACGTGGCGCAACGCCAGACGAAGCGGCTGGCGCGGCTGGTGGGTGAGTTGCTGGACATCTCGCGCATCCGCCTGGGGCGTCTGGAGCTGCACCAGGAGCAGGTGGACCTGGGCAGCCTGGTACGCGACGTGGTGGAGCGGCTCGGAGACGAGCCGGCGTGGACCGGGAGCGGCATGCCCCGACTGCACGTGGAGGGGCCGGTGGTGGGGCTGTGGGACCGCTCACGGCTGGAGCAGGTGGTGGGCAACCTGTTGGCCAACGCGGGCCGGTACGGGCAGGGCAAGCCGGTGGACGTGACGGTGCGCGCCCACGATGGCGAGGCGTGGCTGGCGGTGAGGGACCGGGGCATCGGCATCGAGCCCGAGGCGAGCAAGCGCATCTTCGAGCGCTTCGAGCGCGCGGCCTCGCGCAACTACGGCGGACTGGGGCTGGGGCTCTACATCGTGCGGCAGATCGTCGAGGCGCACGGTGGCACCATCGGCGTGGAGAGCGAGCTGGGCGTGGGCTCCACCTTCACGGTGAAGCTGCCCCGTTTCCAATCACACTGA
- a CDS encoding double-CXXCG motif protein produces the protein MVQREALEKLQTEGLRGLEGCRTLLRFRQRQSPELLELEILRGGRLHPDCLPTGHQPPCPRCGRRMFALPTVIVCTERFVDVCQHLGLDGTTFRPLATRASRSPRRR, from the coding sequence CTGGTACAGCGTGAGGCGCTCGAAAAGCTCCAGACCGAAGGTCTACGCGGTCTCGAGGGCTGCCGCACCCTTCTGCGTTTCCGCCAGCGCCAATCGCCCGAGTTGCTCGAACTGGAAATCCTCCGCGGGGGCCGACTGCATCCGGACTGCCTCCCCACCGGTCACCAACCCCCCTGCCCTCGCTGCGGCCGACGCATGTTCGCCCTCCCTACCGTGATTGTCTGTACCGAGCGCTTCGTCGACGTCTGCCAGCATCTGGGATTGGACGGCACCACCTTCCGGCCGCTCGCTACACGTGCGTCGAGGAGTCCTCGGAGGCGATGA
- a CDS encoding RNA polymerase sigma factor, whose amino-acid sequence MSRIFTGDGQTFASIIDPHMPLLRGLARKLCRDGGVEPEDLLQDTLERALLHFECLSGLSDARRRAWLSTTLQRRFLDHCRRQGTETREGPHLELVRAPVLVREPRAWHDWERISEEELREAIAHLSPPLRSAYELHTEGLHYKAIAERLGTTRGTVGFWLHQARRELRAWLRPVAEERGTPDLQPHPCRAA is encoded by the coding sequence ATGTCACGCATATTCACCGGAGACGGCCAGACATTCGCATCCATCATCGACCCGCACATGCCGCTGCTGCGAGGGCTCGCACGCAAGCTCTGCCGCGACGGCGGAGTGGAGCCCGAGGATCTGCTGCAGGACACCCTGGAACGCGCGCTGCTCCACTTCGAGTGCTTGAGCGGCTTGAGCGACGCCAGACGACGCGCGTGGCTGAGCACCACGCTCCAGCGGCGCTTCCTCGACCACTGTCGCCGCCAGGGCACCGAGACCCGGGAGGGACCCCACCTGGAGCTGGTGCGCGCGCCCGTGCTCGTGCGGGAGCCGCGCGCCTGGCACGACTGGGAGCGCATCTCCGAGGAGGAGCTGCGCGAGGCCATCGCCCACCTGTCGCCCCCCTTGCGCTCCGCCTACGAGCTGCACACGGAGGGGCTGCACTACAAGGCCATCGCGGAGCGGCTCGGCACCACGCGGGGAACGGTGGGCTTCTGGCTGCACCAGGCCCGCCGCGAGCTGAGGGCCTGGCTGCGGCCCGTCGCCGAGGAACGAGGAACCCCTGACCTCCAACCCCATCCCTGCCGCGCCGCGTAG
- a CDS encoding SGNH/GDSL hydrolase family protein, with protein MPTDTPAPEGQVEEALPEGGLEVAPVRVEEDTSEPRSVPPMFQPGFHHALRWSHSASNVTFRLRVPVGRAGQRVRLAFRSGDGSLVLRKVTVARAGPNGSLASAPVTVTFSGGAGFSVGARTRVVSDPVTFPVGFRDELAVSFEVQGALAASAIETLPGSYVRSGAYASTTGAIGGTPWARAVGLATVDVEGPPARAFVALGDSITEGYITDHDDTRLAWPSVAEAQLGVPIVNAGVSGQGFYEELMNLDQEVLALEGITDCIVLLGTNDLSSLELAGLQSRMSTLVSRLQPFCRTWVGTLLPKEKTNQGDYEVVKRDRLAMNAWIRATFPDIVDFEAVTRQPDNVHLFLDGLEVDGIHPSAEGQRVMANEVVRVLREAGVQPESGVELPTGE; from the coding sequence GTGCCAACCGACACGCCCGCGCCCGAGGGACAGGTGGAGGAAGCACTGCCCGAGGGAGGGCTCGAGGTGGCACCCGTGCGAGTGGAGGAGGACACGAGCGAGCCCCGATCGGTGCCGCCCATGTTCCAGCCGGGCTTCCACCACGCGCTGCGCTGGTCCCATAGCGCGAGCAACGTGACCTTCCGGCTGCGCGTGCCGGTGGGCCGGGCGGGGCAGAGGGTGCGGCTCGCGTTCCGTTCGGGAGATGGCTCGCTCGTGCTGCGCAAGGTGACCGTCGCCCGGGCGGGCCCGAATGGCTCCCTGGCCTCCGCGCCGGTGACGGTGACGTTCTCCGGCGGCGCGGGCTTCTCCGTGGGGGCGAGGACCCGCGTGGTGTCGGACCCCGTCACCTTCCCCGTGGGCTTCCGTGACGAGCTGGCCGTGTCCTTCGAGGTGCAGGGCGCGCTGGCGGCGAGCGCCATCGAGACCCTGCCCGGCAGCTACGTGCGCTCGGGTGCCTACGCGAGCACCACGGGCGCCATCGGCGGCACGCCGTGGGCCCGCGCGGTGGGACTGGCCACGGTGGACGTCGAGGGCCCGCCCGCGCGCGCCTTCGTGGCCCTGGGGGACAGCATCACCGAGGGCTACATCACCGACCATGACGACACGCGGCTCGCCTGGCCCTCGGTGGCCGAGGCGCAGCTGGGCGTGCCCATCGTCAATGCGGGCGTCTCGGGCCAGGGCTTCTACGAGGAGTTGATGAACCTGGACCAGGAGGTGCTCGCGCTCGAGGGCATCACCGACTGCATCGTGCTGCTGGGCACCAATGACCTGAGCTCGCTGGAGCTGGCGGGGTTGCAGTCTCGAATGAGCACCCTCGTCTCGCGGCTGCAGCCCTTCTGCCGCACGTGGGTGGGGACGCTGCTGCCCAAGGAGAAGACAAATCAAGGCGACTACGAGGTGGTGAAGAGGGACCGACTGGCGATGAACGCGTGGATCCGCGCCACCTTCCCCGACATCGTCGACTTCGAGGCGGTGACGCGGCAGCCGGACAACGTGCACCTCTTCCTCGACGGGCTGGAGGTGGATGGCATCCACCCGAGCGCCGAGGGGCAGCGCGTCATGGCCAACGAGGTGGTACGCGTGCTGCGCGAGGCGGGCGTGCAACCGGAGAGCGGCGTGGAGCTCCCCACCGGGGAATAG
- a CDS encoding protein kinase domain-containing protein: MHDETGHNGGDERPPAARSSRAADSDFGDSFLKEVAQAPPPFHKPATGERLGGSDGRRFEILAELGGGAMGRVFRAHDEELQRVVALKFLLPREGLGERWPMGLLRQEARAIAQLDHENIIRVFDVAEWVGAAWEPRTPFIVMECLEGESLSSLLQREKKLGVRRALEIMSAVAAGLAHAHGRHIVHRDLKPSNVFITGRGGVKLLDFGLAWLTSSSGSPVPYLPTAGTPPYMSPEQWRGGKQDERTDLWSAGVMLFEMLTGELPYPSATLEELRAKVVSPEPVPSVRARHPELPPELEALVASALAKEPRERLPSATELRDRLRRLEERLGPWREEPRSVAPQRRPVTLVSYRLVGLVGLAGELDPEDFSELEAAFQKLCSEIIQQHGGSITTCVGDEVLTCFGYPVAHEEDSEQAISAGLKLAAVLPGELRRRFVSLDLGSLAIQVGVHTEMVVFDDILPELRGRTPTIQGEAPRIASWLARQAEPGTVVLSDATHSLVQRVFESETLGSRTFEGLSGARRVDVWRVRRARKAATRFDRALAAGSLSPLVGREHELSQLLEYWDAAREGHGSFVLLTAEAGLGKSRLIQEARQRVDPSTGIILRCQCWGQFANSAFHPLIEMLQHLFRLDPEGAPRDNLRKLEEQLGAFGLAPEQMALITAFLSLPVMENLPILQLSPERQKERTFEALTALLLRIARDRPVFGVVEDLHWADPSTLALLDYVLGRVRDARVLLVLSARPSGFHHAWPDGGSLHRMELERLTARLTATLVQEAAGDGTLSEETVRLLVEKTDGIPLFVEELTRMVVGGGALLSIPITLHELLLARLDRLPPRHKALTQLCAVVGRGFSHALMATLMRRTPDALQADLEELVAMGLLQREEEQEGPRYQFRHALLQDAAYQSLLRGTRRQHHRRIAQALEEQFPEVVETQPELLAHHYTEAGAYEPAIRHWLRAGLRASHHMANQEAVSHFQQALKLLRSLPDAAQRIQQELQLLIALGSPLSALQGYRSPEVRRTYTRARELFRLVGDELPGLELSYWGPFAYYFACAEFRLAHELAEQLVDLGSRQRNRELLALGYRMMAADFFSWGRLREALEYAERAVACSEFSLEEHRRLAVRHWVDPRAMALVHASISHSVLGHTEVALRYGREALALADRIGHAHTRAYVLLYSAVSCQLRRDARGTLELAEACLALSREHWFRLWLTWSGLLRGWALAELGRPEEGLAQMREWLGRWRMAGLRAGMPHHLGLLADVHLRLRQPREALLGVREARRWAEASGEHFYDSALYRIEAEAWWALGQEEEARASLRQAVRIARELGAGEYERQALVALGPSTEAELHAGQV, encoded by the coding sequence ATGCACGACGAGACCGGTCACAACGGAGGGGACGAGCGTCCACCCGCGGCGCGGTCATCTCGGGCCGCTGATTCGGACTTCGGCGATTCCTTCCTGAAAGAGGTGGCCCAGGCCCCGCCCCCGTTCCACAAGCCGGCCACCGGGGAGCGGTTGGGCGGCTCGGATGGTCGCCGGTTCGAGATCCTCGCCGAGCTGGGGGGTGGTGCCATGGGGCGGGTGTTCCGCGCCCATGACGAGGAATTGCAGCGCGTGGTGGCCCTCAAGTTCCTCCTCCCCCGCGAGGGGTTGGGCGAGCGATGGCCGATGGGGTTGTTGCGGCAGGAGGCGCGCGCCATCGCGCAGCTCGACCACGAGAACATCATCCGCGTCTTCGACGTGGCCGAATGGGTGGGGGCGGCCTGGGAGCCGCGCACTCCCTTCATCGTCATGGAGTGCCTGGAGGGCGAGTCGCTCTCCTCGCTCCTCCAGCGGGAGAAGAAGCTGGGCGTGCGGCGCGCGCTGGAGATCATGAGCGCGGTGGCCGCGGGACTGGCCCACGCGCATGGCCGCCACATCGTCCACCGCGACCTCAAGCCCAGCAATGTCTTCATCACCGGCCGGGGTGGGGTGAAGCTGCTCGACTTCGGGCTCGCGTGGCTCACGTCCTCCAGTGGCTCGCCCGTGCCGTACCTGCCCACCGCCGGCACGCCGCCCTACATGTCTCCGGAGCAGTGGCGCGGCGGCAAGCAGGACGAGCGGACCGACCTCTGGTCCGCGGGCGTCATGTTGTTCGAGATGCTCACCGGGGAGCTGCCCTACCCGAGCGCCACCCTGGAGGAGCTGCGTGCCAAGGTGGTGTCTCCCGAGCCCGTGCCCTCGGTGCGCGCCCGCCATCCGGAGCTACCCCCGGAGCTGGAGGCGCTCGTGGCCTCGGCCCTGGCGAAGGAGCCGCGTGAGCGTCTGCCCTCGGCCACCGAGCTGCGGGACAGGCTGCGCCGGTTGGAGGAGCGGCTGGGGCCCTGGCGCGAGGAGCCTCGCTCCGTGGCGCCCCAGCGCCGGCCGGTGACGCTGGTGTCCTACCGGTTGGTGGGACTGGTGGGGCTCGCCGGGGAGCTGGACCCGGAGGACTTCAGCGAGCTGGAGGCCGCCTTCCAGAAGCTCTGCTCGGAAATCATCCAGCAGCACGGCGGCTCCATCACCACCTGCGTGGGCGACGAGGTGCTGACCTGCTTCGGCTACCCGGTGGCGCACGAGGAGGATTCGGAGCAGGCCATCAGCGCGGGGCTGAAGCTGGCAGCCGTCCTGCCAGGGGAGCTGCGTCGGCGCTTCGTCTCGCTGGACCTGGGCTCGCTGGCGATCCAGGTGGGCGTCCACACCGAGATGGTGGTGTTCGACGACATCCTCCCGGAGCTCCGGGGCCGCACGCCCACCATCCAGGGCGAGGCCCCGCGCATCGCCTCGTGGCTGGCCCGTCAGGCCGAGCCCGGCACGGTGGTGCTCAGCGATGCCACGCACTCCCTGGTCCAGCGCGTCTTCGAGTCCGAGACGCTCGGCTCGCGTACCTTCGAGGGGTTGTCCGGAGCGCGGCGCGTGGACGTCTGGCGCGTGAGGCGCGCGCGCAAGGCGGCCACGCGCTTCGATCGCGCGCTGGCGGCCGGCTCGCTCTCCCCGCTGGTGGGCCGCGAGCACGAGCTGAGCCAGTTGCTCGAGTACTGGGATGCGGCTCGGGAGGGGCACGGCTCCTTCGTGCTGCTCACCGCCGAGGCGGGCCTCGGCAAGTCCCGCCTCATCCAGGAGGCGCGTCAGCGGGTGGATCCCTCCACGGGCATCATCCTGCGCTGCCAGTGTTGGGGCCAGTTCGCCAACAGCGCCTTCCATCCCCTCATCGAGATGCTGCAGCACCTCTTCCGGTTGGATCCGGAGGGCGCGCCGCGGGACAACCTGCGCAAGCTGGAGGAGCAGCTGGGGGCGTTCGGCCTGGCGCCGGAGCAGATGGCCCTCATCACCGCCTTCCTCTCGTTGCCGGTGATGGAGAACCTGCCCATCCTCCAGCTCTCGCCCGAGCGCCAGAAGGAGCGCACCTTCGAGGCATTGACGGCGTTGCTGCTGCGCATCGCGCGGGATCGCCCGGTGTTCGGCGTGGTGGAGGATCTGCATTGGGCGGATCCGTCCACCCTGGCGCTGCTCGACTACGTACTGGGCCGCGTGCGTGACGCGCGTGTCCTGCTCGTGCTGAGCGCGCGGCCCTCGGGCTTCCACCACGCCTGGCCCGATGGGGGCTCCCTGCACCGGATGGAATTGGAGCGGCTGACAGCGCGGCTCACCGCCACGCTGGTGCAGGAGGCGGCCGGTGACGGGACATTGAGCGAGGAGACGGTGCGCCTGCTCGTGGAGAAGACGGATGGCATCCCCCTCTTCGTGGAGGAGCTGACGCGCATGGTGGTGGGGGGCGGCGCCCTGCTGTCCATTCCCATCACCCTGCACGAGCTGTTGCTGGCGCGCCTGGACAGGTTGCCTCCGCGGCACAAGGCGCTGACCCAGCTGTGCGCGGTGGTGGGGCGTGGCTTCTCCCATGCGCTGATGGCCACGCTGATGAGGCGCACCCCCGACGCGCTCCAGGCGGACCTGGAGGAGCTGGTGGCCATGGGGCTGCTCCAGCGCGAGGAGGAGCAGGAGGGACCGCGTTACCAGTTCCGTCACGCGCTCCTCCAGGACGCGGCCTACCAGTCCCTGCTGCGTGGCACCCGGCGTCAGCACCACCGGCGCATCGCCCAGGCGCTGGAGGAACAATTCCCCGAGGTGGTGGAGACACAGCCGGAGCTGCTGGCCCACCACTACACCGAGGCGGGAGCGTACGAGCCCGCCATCCGTCACTGGCTGAGGGCCGGACTCCGCGCCAGCCACCACATGGCCAACCAGGAGGCGGTGAGTCACTTCCAGCAGGCGCTGAAGCTGTTGCGCTCGCTGCCGGACGCCGCGCAGCGGATTCAGCAGGAGCTCCAGCTGCTCATCGCGCTGGGCAGTCCGCTGTCGGCGCTGCAGGGCTACCGCTCGCCCGAGGTGAGGCGGACCTACACCCGGGCGCGCGAGCTGTTCCGTCTGGTGGGGGATGAGCTGCCGGGCCTGGAGCTGTCCTATTGGGGACCCTTCGCCTACTACTTCGCCTGCGCCGAGTTCCGCCTGGCCCACGAGCTGGCCGAGCAACTGGTGGACCTGGGCTCACGCCAGCGCAACCGGGAGCTGCTCGCCCTGGGCTACCGGATGATGGCCGCCGATTTCTTCTCCTGGGGACGGCTCCGCGAGGCGCTCGAGTACGCGGAGCGCGCAGTGGCGTGTTCGGAGTTCTCCCTGGAGGAGCACCGGAGGCTGGCCGTGCGGCACTGGGTGGATCCACGAGCGATGGCGCTCGTCCACGCCTCCATCTCCCACTCCGTGCTCGGCCACACGGAGGTCGCGCTCCGGTACGGCCGCGAGGCGCTGGCGCTGGCCGATCGCATCGGCCACGCCCACACGCGAGCCTATGTGCTGCTCTACTCCGCCGTGTCCTGCCAGCTGCGGCGCGACGCGCGGGGCACGCTCGAGCTGGCCGAGGCGTGTCTGGCCCTCTCACGCGAGCACTGGTTCCGGCTGTGGCTGACGTGGTCCGGCCTGCTGCGTGGCTGGGCGCTCGCCGAGCTGGGGCGGCCCGAGGAGGGGCTGGCGCAGATGCGTGAGTGGCTGGGCCGGTGGCGGATGGCGGGCCTGCGCGCCGGCATGCCGCACCACCTCGGACTGTTGGCGGATGTGCACCTGCGATTGCGGCAGCCGCGCGAGGCGCTGCTCGGGGTGAGGGAAGCCAGGCGTTGGGCGGAGGCGTCGGGCGAGCACTTCTACGATTCCGCGCTGTACCGCATCGAGGCCGAGGCCTGGTGGGCCCTGGGGCAGGAGGAGGAGGCCCGCGCGAGTCTGCGTCAGGCGGTGCGCATCGCGCGCGAGCTGGGGGCGGGAGAGTACGAGCGGCAGGCCCTGGTCGCCCTGGGGCCGTCGACGGAGGCGGAGTTGCACGCGGGCCAGGTATGA
- a CDS encoding RNA polymerase sigma factor, which produces MQLEDREKLELEIQGLCKRGDMAGAVERALEGYGQEIMRLMGSVLHDYERSRDAFSLFSENLLRGLSGFRWESSFRTWAYRLARNACYQVMHAPAGREQPVSMSALPDEAHKPRSETRPWQRTSVKERFRALRESLDPQERMLLLLRVDQRLSWDDVARVMSEGEEALSDAALKRKAAALRQQFQRIKAHLRSLAEEEGLIASEDSSTHV; this is translated from the coding sequence ATGCAGTTGGAAGATCGCGAGAAGCTGGAGCTGGAAATCCAGGGGTTGTGCAAGCGGGGCGACATGGCGGGGGCCGTGGAGCGGGCGTTGGAGGGCTATGGGCAGGAAATCATGCGGCTGATGGGCTCGGTGCTGCATGACTATGAGCGGAGCCGGGATGCCTTCAGCCTCTTCAGCGAGAACCTCCTGCGGGGCTTGTCTGGCTTCCGCTGGGAGAGCTCCTTTCGCACGTGGGCCTACCGGCTGGCGCGCAACGCGTGTTACCAGGTGATGCACGCGCCAGCGGGCCGGGAGCAGCCGGTGAGCATGTCCGCGCTGCCGGACGAGGCGCACAAGCCGCGCTCGGAGACGCGTCCGTGGCAGAGGACGTCGGTGAAGGAGCGCTTTCGAGCGCTGCGCGAGAGCCTGGATCCGCAGGAGCGCATGTTGTTGCTGCTCCGGGTGGACCAGCGGTTGTCCTGGGATGATGTGGCGCGGGTGATGTCGGAAGGGGAGGAGGCGTTGTCGGACGCGGCGCTCAAGCGCAAGGCGGCGGCATTGCGTCAGCAGTTCCAGCGCATCAAGGCCCACCTGCGCTCGCTCGCCGAGGAGGAGGGGCTCATCGCCTCCGAGGACTCCTCGACGCACGTGTAG
- a CDS encoding response regulator: protein MSTILLVDDEPELLELYAEVLELMDHRVLRAHDGREALEIAHERRPDLVVTDWQMPRMTGVELCQHLEQDEELHDVPVIMHSAATDPHAPGVKAFLSKCAELTEFEEVVNRTLVDSGASPQGPPSLRDFSRSAHESTWDSDRSCTLGP from the coding sequence ATGAGCACTATTCTTCTTGTCGATGACGAGCCCGAGCTCCTCGAGCTGTATGCGGAAGTTCTGGAGTTGATGGACCACCGGGTGCTGCGTGCACATGATGGACGAGAGGCCCTGGAGATCGCCCATGAGCGGCGGCCGGACCTCGTGGTGACGGACTGGCAGATGCCGCGGATGACCGGCGTGGAGCTGTGTCAGCACCTGGAGCAGGACGAGGAGCTGCACGACGTCCCCGTCATCATGCACAGCGCGGCGACGGATCCACACGCCCCGGGCGTCAAGGCCTTCCTCTCCAAGTGCGCGGAGCTCACCGAGTTTGAAGAGGTCGTCAACCGGACGCTCGTCGACTCGGGGGCGAGCCCGCAGGGGCCCCCGTCGCTGCGTGACTTCTCGCGGAGCGCGCACGAGAGCACCTGGGACAGCGACCGTTCGTGCACCCTGGGCCCCTGA